In Haloarchaeobius salinus, the sequence ACGATGTCCGGGTCGAGTAGGCCGCCCTCGCAGCGCTCGTTCTCGTCCAGTATCTCGTCCATCCGGTCCATCGCGCCGGGGTAGTCGCCGGAGTCGTAGATGTTCCCCGAGGGGATGCGGTACGGCAGCTGGTCGGGCGTGATGAGGTTCCGGCGGCGGAACTCGGTCGGGTCGATGTCGAGCTCGCGCGCGGCGTCGTCGACCAGCATCTCCAGCGCGTACTGGTGCGGGTCGACGCCGAAGCCGCGGTAGGCGGTCTGTGCGGTCTTGTTCGTCAGCACGAGGTCGTACTCGTAGACGACGTCCTCGACGTCGTACGAGTTGGTCAGCACGGACAGGGGCTTGAGCACCTGGTTGACCGGGTAGTGCGGCCACGCGCCGAAGTCATCGACGAACCAGACGTCCAGCCCGCGCATGGTGCCGTCGTCGTCGACGGCCAGCCGCATCTCGTACCGGCGCTCCGAGCAGTGCATGTCCCCGCCCTGCAGGTTCTCGATGCGGTCCTCGACGAACTTGACGGGCTGGCCGAGCTGTTCGGCGGCCATCGCGGCGAGGTTGCAGTACCGGTGGATGGCGATCTTCGTCCCGAAGCTCCCGCCGACGTCGGCGGGGACGTTCAGCTCGACGCGGTCGGCTGGTCGGCCGAGCGTCTCGTAGACGGTGTCGTCGACGAGGGTGTGCAGCTGGATGTTGCAGTCGATGTGGAAGCTGTCGCCGTTCTCGTCGTACTGGGCGACGACGCCCGCCGTCTCCAGGGGGACCCCGGAGACGCGGCCCCACTCGTAGGTCCCCTCGACGACGTGGTCGGCGTCCTCGAACGCGCCGTCGGGGTCGCCGAACGCGATGCGCTCGTTGTCGGCGACGTTCGACCCGTACTCCTCGTGGACGAGCACCTCGCCCTCGCGGGCGGTCATCCCGTCGACGACCGGGTCGAGCGTCTCGTACTCGACGTTCACGAGGTCGGCCATATCCTCGGCGAGGTAGCGGTCCTCGGCGACGACGACGGCGATGGGTTCCCCGACGAAGCGGGCCTTCCCGTCCGCGAGCGACCACTCCTCGAACCCTTCCAGCCCGCAGGGCTGTGGATTGTACGACTCCTTGAGGTCCTCGACGGTCATGACGAGCTCGCAGTCCGGGTGCTCCTCGGCGGCGCTCGTGTCCACGTCGACGATGTCCGCGTGGGCGTGGACGCTCCGGACGATGGCCATCTCGAGGCAGTTCGGCGGCGTCACGTCGTGGATGTACTCGGCCTCGCCGGTGAGGATGCGCCGGTCCTCGAACCGGCGGACGCTCTGGCCGGTGAACGACCGGTCCTCCAGCTCGCCGGTCGTCTCGTGGCCGGCCTGCGGTTCGGACTCCGACATCTACCGCTCGCCCCCGTCGGTCGCGGTGTCGTCCGCCCCGCCGTCGGTCTCGACGGCGTCCAGCTTGTCGGCGGCGCGGTCGACGGCGCGGTAGATGTTCTGGTAGCCGGTGCAGCGACAGATGTTGTCCGCGAGCCCCTCCTTCACCTCGTCGCGGTCGGGGTCGGGGTTCTCCTCGAGCAGGGATTTGGTGGCCATGACGAACCCGCTGGTGCAGAAGCCACACTGGAGCGCGTGCTCCTCGTGGAACGCCTCCTGGACGGGGTGGAGCTGGCCGTCATCGGCCAGTCCCTCGACCGTCTCGACCGCGAGGCCCTCGGCCTGGACCGCGTACAGCAGACAGCTCTTGACCGTGTCGCCGTCGAGCGAGACGGTGCAGGCACCGCAGACACCGTGCTCGCAGCCGACGCGGACCCCCTGGAGGTCGCACTCGTTCCGGAGGAAGTCGGAGAGCTTCAGCCGTGGCTCGACCTCCCTGGTCACTTCTTCACCATTGACGGTGACCGAGATCTCGCGCGTCGGG encodes:
- a CDS encoding xanthine dehydrogenase family protein molybdopterin-binding subunit, encoding MSESEPQAGHETTGELEDRSFTGQSVRRFEDRRILTGEAEYIHDVTPPNCLEMAIVRSVHAHADIVDVDTSAAEEHPDCELVMTVEDLKESYNPQPCGLEGFEEWSLADGKARFVGEPIAVVVAEDRYLAEDMADLVNVEYETLDPVVDGMTAREGEVLVHEEYGSNVADNERIAFGDPDGAFEDADHVVEGTYEWGRVSGVPLETAGVVAQYDENGDSFHIDCNIQLHTLVDDTVYETLGRPADRVELNVPADVGGSFGTKIAIHRYCNLAAMAAEQLGQPVKFVEDRIENLQGGDMHCSERRYEMRLAVDDDGTMRGLDVWFVDDFGAWPHYPVNQVLKPLSVLTNSYDVEDVVYEYDLVLTNKTAQTAYRGFGVDPHQYALEMLVDDAARELDIDPTEFRRRNLITPDQLPYRIPSGNIYDSGDYPGAMDRMDEILDENERCEGGLLDPDIVEQRREEGYYRGTQTAVLIEPGVSGSDWTDRQRTDDETIENRTREDVAELPEHLRAEVKPDGTVLAWLATDSSGQGHQTLVAQLLADELGLLPSDIEVDYLDSVEAPTEYGSAASRMAVMLSGASVGVGEQLRENLAELAADHWGVEREAVSYRDGRVERGGTDESLSLAKLAELDDEGRTRVSYDYEHPATGISEFDDALTSKYPVYPTAAYAVDAPIVEVDVETGEVEVLKFYTLRDCGTMLNPMIVEGQAHGGIAQGLGAALMEEFGYDQGSGQPQAITMFDYLLPSTKNMPDIEMEHTSHPSPFTETGAKGVGEGGMIDAPAAIACSINDALEPLGVTADRLPFTAHRARKRLREAEE
- a CDS encoding (2Fe-2S)-binding protein, with amino-acid sequence MSIEDMPHSGDRPTREISVTVNGEEVTREVEPRLKLSDFLRNECDLQGVRVGCEHGVCGACTVSLDGDTVKSCLLYAVQAEGLAVETVEGLADDGQLHPVQEAFHEEHALQCGFCTSGFVMATKSLLEENPDPDRDEVKEGLADNICRCTGYQNIYRAVDRAADKLDAVETDGGADDTATDGGER